One segment of Brassica napus cultivar Da-Ae chromosome C3, Da-Ae, whole genome shotgun sequence DNA contains the following:
- the LOC106384539 gene encoding uncharacterized protein LOC106384539, producing the protein MIAFTIVMGRTNFAPDEKDAGYCQLFVENLSGHALSWFSRLESGLIDSYQELSTAFLKDYSIDIENGVSEADLYTLSQERTESLRSFIGRFKTIVSRVKVPDKIAITALINALWYESKLREDVKTNKTQTLEDALHRSNLFIELEKNKEAMAKKHAATKTTVIKDKAKEECRESQHRSESERKREEGNRKAHNFHVSDAQRPPLPRQPWNKWSREDDPTRYCEFHKRNRHSTMECRHLQEYLLRKY; encoded by the coding sequence ATGATCGCGTTCACCATAGTTATGGGACGAACCAACTTCGCCCCGGATGAAAAAGACGCCGGATATTGCCAGCTCTTCGTAGAGAACCTCAGCGGACATGCCCTCAGCTGGTTTTCAAGACTTGAATCGGGCTTAATCGACAGCTACCAGGAACTATCTACGGCCTTCCTCAAAGACTACTCGATAGACATCGAGAACGGGGTGTCGGAAGCAGATCTCTATACCCTCTCCCAAGAACGAACCGAATCCCTCAGGAGCTTCATTGGAAGATTTAAAACGATAGTATCCCGCGTGAAAGTACCAGATAAAATAGCTATCACGGCGCTGATCAACGCTTTATGGTATGAATCAAAGTTGCGCGAAGACGTCAAGACAAACAAAACTCAGACGCTTGAAGACGCACTGCACCGATCCAACCTGTTCATCGAGCTTGAGAAAAATAAGGAGGCCATGGCAAAAAAACACGCAGCCACCAAAACAACCGTAATAAAAGACAAGGCGAAAGAAGAATGCCGCGAGTCGCAACATCGATCGGAAAGCGAACGAAAGAGGGAAGAAGGGAACCGAAAGGCACATAATTTCCATGTCAGCGACGCACAACGACCACCTCTTCCAAGGCAACCTTGGAACAAGTGGTCCCGAGAAGACGACCCAACGAGGTATTGCGAGTTCCACAAAAGAAACAGACACTCAACAATGGAGTGCAGACATTTGCAGGAATACTTACTCAGGAAATACTAG